From a region of the Solanum stenotomum isolate F172 chromosome 2, ASM1918654v1, whole genome shotgun sequence genome:
- the LOC125856736 gene encoding ankyrin repeat-containing protein P16F5.05c, which yields MGADEVTVEQTLSGTTSESIEALLEAARYDDLDDVMSLASYGVSLDSKDSEGRTALHMASANGHCGIVEYLIRNGADVNASNVEKNTPLHWACLNGHIEVVKTLILAGATVSALNSHEKTPIDEVVCRGKMNVIDAINEAVAQLELTGTTVS from the exons ATGGGAGCTGACGAGGTTACAGTGGAGCAGACTCTTTCTGGAACAACGTCTGAATCTATTGAAGCCTTGCTTGAG GCTGCCAGATATGATGATTTGGATGATGTCATGAGCTTAGCATCTTATGGTGTTTCTCTTGATTCAAAGGATTCTGAGGGACGAACAG CCCTTCATATGGCTTCAGCAAATGGGCATTGTGGCATTGTAGAGTATCTTATTCGTAATGGAGCG GATGTTAATGCTTCCAATGTGGAGAAAAATACACCTCTTCATTGGGCTTGTCTAAACGGACATATCGAG GTAGTGAAGACCTTAATCCTTGCTGGTGCAACTGTCTCAGCCTTAAATAG CCATGAGAAGACTCCAATCGACGAGGTCGtgtgtaggggtaaaatgaacGTCATCGATGCGATCAACGAGGCGGTAGCACAACTTGAACTCACTGGCACAACGGTATCATAA